Proteins from one Hymenobacter monticola genomic window:
- a CDS encoding sigma-70 family RNA polymerase sigma factor, with amino-acid sequence MRQLKISKQITNRESQSLDKYLQEIGKVSLVTIDEEVELAQRIREGDQMALEKLTKANLRFVVSVSKQYQNQGLTLGDLINEGNLGLIKAAKRFDETKGFKFISYAVWWIRQSILQALAEQSRIVRLPLNRVGSLNKISRSFSELEQKFEREPSADEIAELLELSTSEVVDTMKISGRHVSMDAPFVQGEENRLLDVMANEDAESPDAGLLDDSLRREVQRALSTLTLREADVVTLHFGLNGHAARTLEEIGEQFSLTRERVRQIKEKAIRRLKHTTRSKALKPYLG; translated from the coding sequence ATGAGACAGCTTAAAATCAGCAAACAGATTACCAACCGCGAAAGCCAGTCGCTGGACAAATACCTGCAGGAGATTGGCAAAGTGAGCCTGGTAACCATTGACGAGGAAGTCGAGCTGGCCCAGCGCATCCGCGAGGGCGACCAGATGGCCCTCGAAAAGCTGACCAAGGCCAACCTGCGCTTCGTGGTCTCGGTATCCAAGCAGTATCAGAACCAGGGCCTGACCCTGGGCGACCTCATCAACGAGGGCAACCTGGGGCTGATTAAAGCGGCCAAGCGTTTCGACGAGACGAAGGGCTTCAAGTTTATCAGTTACGCCGTGTGGTGGATTCGCCAGAGCATCCTGCAAGCGCTGGCCGAGCAGAGCCGCATCGTGCGCCTGCCCCTGAACCGGGTGGGCTCGCTGAATAAAATCAGCCGCTCGTTCTCGGAGCTGGAGCAGAAGTTCGAGCGCGAGCCCTCGGCCGACGAGATTGCCGAGCTGCTGGAGCTGAGCACCTCAGAAGTGGTGGACACGATGAAAATATCGGGCCGTCACGTCTCGATGGATGCGCCCTTCGTGCAGGGTGAGGAAAACCGCCTGCTCGACGTGATGGCCAACGAGGATGCCGAAAGCCCCGATGCGGGCCTGCTGGACGACTCCCTGCGTCGGGAGGTGCAGCGGGCCCTCTCGACCCTGACCCTGCGCGAGGCCGATGTCGTGACGCTTCACTTCGGACTGAATGGCCACGCGGCGCGGACATTGGAGGAAATCGGCGAGCAGTTCAGTTTGACCCGCGAGCGGGTGCGGCAGATTAAGGAAAAGGCCATTCGCCGCCTCAAGCACACCACGCGCTCGAAGGCCCTGAAACCGTACCTGGGCTAG
- a CDS encoding DUF5712 family protein yields the protein MYAKVINPATNGRKVYNNAGSSQRCASYLAKEAKEAGGEATFFGAPGTEPKTAAEVVETLDGNVKGLGKDDPKFHSLVLSPSTDELLLIGNDPKALEHYTQNVMDLYAKNFTLKNGKELGESNLVWAATIHQERKNRGTDEGVQGEKKEGLQTHVHVMVSARDADQKITLNPLGRADRFSRVQFQAEAVTQMEVQFGRVTAHDVSRPQPTRPQLVAQKKEEITRKAAANRQEKKPLTPEQMAAKDARLDGQVARLNSKLDPSLHLDASRVKSIAKERQYDQVFYSTLGQIERNAEKGKYTPDPYGYLTTGRVSRLPQLRMDGGLSAVPEPQPAYSNADNSPQIRGGSAAAFALSIQRLSRAMVPPTRTQDVRSEAEKKQESEQEWEW from the coding sequence ATGTATGCCAAGGTAATCAACCCCGCAACCAACGGCCGCAAAGTCTATAACAACGCGGGCAGTTCCCAGCGGTGCGCGAGCTACTTGGCTAAAGAAGCGAAGGAGGCCGGCGGCGAAGCTACCTTTTTTGGAGCCCCCGGCACCGAGCCCAAGACGGCGGCCGAGGTGGTGGAAACGCTCGACGGCAACGTGAAGGGCCTGGGAAAAGACGACCCCAAGTTTCACTCGCTGGTGCTGAGCCCGAGCACTGACGAGTTGCTGCTGATTGGCAACGACCCCAAGGCGCTGGAGCATTACACCCAGAACGTAATGGACCTTTACGCGAAAAACTTCACCCTTAAAAACGGGAAGGAACTGGGCGAGTCTAACTTGGTTTGGGCCGCGACCATCCACCAGGAACGGAAGAACCGGGGCACCGACGAGGGCGTGCAGGGCGAGAAAAAAGAGGGCTTGCAAACCCATGTCCACGTCATGGTTTCCGCCCGCGACGCCGACCAGAAAATTACGCTCAACCCCCTGGGGCGGGCCGACCGATTTAGCCGGGTGCAGTTCCAGGCCGAAGCCGTCACCCAGATGGAAGTGCAGTTCGGGCGCGTGACCGCCCACGACGTAAGCCGGCCCCAGCCGACGCGGCCGCAACTGGTGGCGCAGAAAAAAGAGGAAATAACGCGCAAGGCCGCAGCCAACCGGCAGGAGAAAAAGCCCCTAACCCCGGAGCAGATGGCCGCCAAGGATGCCCGGCTCGACGGGCAGGTTGCCCGGCTCAATTCCAAGCTCGACCCCAGCCTGCACCTGGATGCCAGCCGGGTGAAAAGCATTGCCAAAGAGCGGCAGTACGACCAGGTGTTCTATTCCACCCTGGGGCAAATCGAACGCAACGCCGAGAAGGGGAAGTACACGCCCGACCCCTATGGCTACCTGACCACGGGCCGGGTGAGCCGGTTGCCCCAGTTGCGAATGGACGGCGGCCTGAGCGCCGTTCCCGAGCCGCAACCTGCCTATTCCAACGCGGATAATAGCCCGCAAATTCGGGGCGGCAGCGCTGCCGCTTTTGCGCTCTCCATCCAGCGGCTGAGCCGGGCAATGGTTCCCCCCACCCGAACGCAGGACGTGCGCAGCGAAGCAGAAAAAAAGCAGGAATCGGAACAGGAGTGGGAATGGTAG
- a CDS encoding helix-turn-helix domain-containing protein, which produces MKNEVVLQAFGQHLRRLREARGWSQQALADVCDVSKPTIYRLETARYSATLDVLASLAQGLEIPLSELMQFSVPPRTAAE; this is translated from the coding sequence GTGAAAAACGAGGTGGTTTTGCAGGCCTTTGGGCAGCACCTGCGGCGGTTGCGCGAGGCGCGGGGGTGGAGTCAGCAGGCGCTGGCCGACGTGTGCGACGTGTCCAAACCGACTATCTACCGGCTGGAGACGGCCCGCTACTCCGCCACGCTCGATGTGCTGGCTTCCCTGGCCCAGGGGCTGGAAATCCCGCTCAGCGAACTGATGCAGTTTTCAGTGCCCCCCCGGACGGCCGCGGAATAA